In a genomic window of Saccharothrix sp. HUAS TT1:
- a CDS encoding tyrosine-protein kinase family protein, protein MATGTVITFYSYKGGVGRSFTLANVAVLLARWGYRVLTVDWDLEAPGLHHYFRPVLSEEPEGGVIDLAHDFMAGAEEPRPHAVRVDVEGSTLALLAAGRDDASYMERMQGIDWEDLYRNGFATFLERCREQWTADYDFVLIDSRTGISDIAGICTAQLPDRLAVVFTANEQNLKDVVGIVQRVDTARDRLPYDRPRHMVLPVLSRLDNRVEYERAEKWQRKCAEVMAPLFGNWLAKDVSEELMLRHLTVPYVSYWSFGEQLSVLEEQVPSADQISYALETVAAVVAQQFDRTDLLADNRDAYVAAARERRREFGLDVVVSSPRHALRVADQLIEELRLLDVRVERSSSGDPEILDRNSELAEHLCLVVDGTPSRWQVTEAERFLRHTISSDGGQRRLFCVLTDGTDAEVLPGFLRNLRHLRFEPDARPTRVARDLHALITGAPAGDDSPDRDALRDAAAALRGVPEAMPTAGRLALVEQTVRGMSAALDNGDLTSLQDLSVDLDVLSKSHAAGDRLAVPQDLLVVIRALLGRIDRRIEATEN, encoded by the coding sequence ATGGCCACCGGGACGGTCATCACGTTCTACTCCTACAAGGGCGGTGTCGGGCGGAGCTTCACGCTGGCCAACGTGGCCGTGCTGCTGGCCCGCTGGGGTTACCGCGTGCTCACCGTCGACTGGGACCTGGAAGCCCCCGGCTTGCACCACTACTTCAGGCCGGTGCTGTCCGAGGAGCCCGAAGGCGGCGTGATCGACCTCGCCCACGACTTCATGGCGGGAGCGGAGGAGCCGCGTCCCCACGCCGTCCGGGTCGACGTCGAGGGCAGCACCCTCGCGCTGCTGGCCGCCGGCCGGGACGACGCCTCCTACATGGAACGCATGCAGGGCATCGACTGGGAAGACCTCTACCGCAACGGGTTCGCCACCTTCCTGGAGCGCTGCCGGGAGCAGTGGACGGCTGACTACGACTTCGTGCTGATCGACAGCCGCACCGGCATCTCCGACATCGCGGGCATCTGCACCGCGCAGCTCCCCGACCGGCTGGCCGTCGTGTTCACCGCCAACGAGCAGAACCTCAAGGACGTCGTGGGCATCGTGCAGCGGGTCGACACGGCCCGGGACCGGCTGCCCTACGACCGGCCGCGCCACATGGTGCTGCCCGTGCTGTCCCGGCTGGACAACCGGGTGGAGTACGAGAGGGCGGAGAAGTGGCAGCGCAAGTGCGCCGAGGTCATGGCGCCGCTGTTCGGCAACTGGCTGGCCAAGGACGTGTCGGAGGAGCTGATGCTGCGGCACCTCACCGTGCCGTACGTCTCCTACTGGAGCTTCGGCGAGCAGCTGTCGGTGCTGGAGGAGCAGGTCCCGTCGGCGGACCAGATCTCCTACGCCCTGGAGACGGTGGCGGCCGTGGTCGCGCAGCAGTTCGACCGCACCGACCTGCTCGCCGACAACCGGGACGCCTACGTGGCGGCGGCCCGCGAGCGCCGCCGGGAGTTCGGGCTCGACGTGGTGGTCTCCAGCCCCCGGCACGCGCTGCGCGTCGCCGACCAGCTGATCGAGGAGCTGCGCCTGCTCGACGTGCGGGTCGAGCGCTCCTCGTCCGGCGACCCGGAGATCCTGGACCGCAACAGCGAGCTGGCCGAGCACCTGTGCCTGGTGGTGGACGGCACGCCGAGCCGCTGGCAGGTCACCGAGGCGGAGCGCTTCCTGCGCCACACGATCAGCTCGGACGGCGGTCAGCGGCGGCTGTTCTGCGTGCTGACCGACGGCACCGACGCCGAGGTCCTGCCCGGGTTCCTGCGCAACCTGCGTCACCTGAGGTTCGAGCCGGACGCGCGGCCCACCCGCGTGGCGCGGGACCTGCACGCCCTGATCACGGGCGCACCGGCCGGTGACGACAGCCCGGACCGGGACGCCCTGCGCGACGCCGCGGCGGCGCTGCGCGGCGTGCCGGAGGCGATGCCCACCGCCGGGCGGTTGGCGCTCGTCGAGCAGACCGTGCGCGGTATGTCGGCGGCGCTCGACAACGGTGACCTGACCTCGTTGCAGGACCTGTCGGTGGACCTCGACGTGCTGTCCAAGTCGCACGCGGCCGGTGACCGGCTCGCCGTGCCCCAAGACCTGCTGGTGGTGATCCGCGCCCTGCTCGGCCGGATCGACCGTCGGATCGAAGCGACCGAGAACTGA
- a CDS encoding DUF87 domain-containing protein translates to MSEQQREALAALRFNSAETPDDVWHTSPSHVDGLHVNAERRIRAGIRDAAASTGSSPIGLVLQGQKGVGKTHLLGSVRRMVQAEGGYFFLVELTTGAEFWNDVADAVRSELRRTNDDGELQLTVLLRQLCERAGVPAVVAAEIKGDVPLTPEGLRKFLHHLSSLDSRVMVECGDTIRALVLYASEHFDVGLAYLHGVRDAGDERRYWGIHGRPKTPRELVGDMSHVLALTGPSVIAVDQLDTLVNMSQARTDEEDADADLVQEIALVSNGLMQLRETTRRTLSIVACLPHTWKLVHGKAIDTVSDRFTETPFLNSIVDARIGQALVSRWLGVVYQRIDFTPPHPTWPVSPDVFGRAWLPQTPRQLLRAIHAHAEACLHGDVHELSSFAEKVVEAPVPVPPPSGPEPDYLQEFDARFERLRQKAEVSVAALQRHNEDDVMPALLLAGLKAWINEVGNDDMAWQAEQLQGGSDVHARLLRTLDEDLDTDERWGFRLIASAQGNSVLHRMRKVRTVAHFGAQNRHLVLLRNGDLGWSGRVTRAELAELESTGGRRVEISDDDLRTFSALKEMLSTQTHQLLTWLVARKPASRNTFLREVLPGSARPAAGHQETRPPPEPVVAATPPAQEPVVPATPPSPTEIVLGMDGEIRIELESLRKHVMVFAGSGSGKTVLLRRIVEECALRGVSAIVLDPNNDLARLGDAWPEPPVDWLPGDAGSAADYLENTEVVVWTPGRSGGRPLSFHPLPDFAEVLGDGDEFGASVEAAVARLVPHAKVGGGSKTAARGQAVLREALTHYARSGGRELSEFVEVLDDLPEGVSKLSTARETAADLAETLRAAMVNDPLLGGSGEPTDPAVLLTPTPGKRARISVISFVGLPSEEQKQGFVSQLQLEVFAWIKRNPAVDRPLGGLVVMDEAQTIAPSGGWTASTQSTILLASQARKYGLGLLLATQAPKGVHNQVVGNATTQFFGRLNSPAQIAAATEMARAKGSSVGDISRLERGRFYVTGETFGFRRMRTPLCLSHHPPSPLRLEEVLDRARDDR, encoded by the coding sequence ATGAGCGAGCAGCAACGCGAGGCGCTGGCGGCGCTGCGGTTCAACTCCGCCGAGACGCCGGATGACGTCTGGCACACCTCGCCTTCCCACGTCGACGGTTTGCACGTCAACGCGGAGCGCCGCATCCGGGCCGGTATCAGGGATGCGGCCGCGAGCACCGGGTCCAGCCCGATCGGCCTGGTGCTCCAGGGGCAGAAGGGCGTCGGCAAGACCCACCTGCTGGGCTCGGTCCGGCGGATGGTGCAGGCGGAAGGGGGCTACTTCTTCCTGGTCGAGCTGACGACCGGCGCGGAGTTCTGGAACGACGTCGCCGACGCCGTGCGCAGCGAGCTGCGCCGCACCAACGACGACGGCGAGCTCCAGCTCACCGTGCTGCTGCGGCAGCTGTGCGAGCGGGCCGGTGTGCCCGCCGTGGTGGCGGCGGAGATCAAGGGTGACGTGCCGCTCACGCCCGAGGGCCTGCGCAAGTTCCTGCACCACCTGAGCAGCCTGGACAGCCGGGTGATGGTCGAGTGCGGTGACACGATCCGCGCGCTGGTGCTCTACGCGTCCGAGCACTTCGACGTCGGTCTCGCCTACCTCCACGGCGTGCGGGACGCCGGCGACGAGCGCCGGTACTGGGGCATCCACGGCCGGCCGAAGACGCCGCGCGAGCTGGTCGGGGACATGTCGCACGTCCTCGCCCTGACCGGCCCGAGCGTCATCGCGGTCGACCAGTTGGACACGTTGGTCAACATGAGCCAGGCGCGCACCGACGAGGAAGACGCGGACGCGGACCTGGTGCAGGAGATCGCGCTGGTCTCCAACGGGCTGATGCAGCTGCGCGAGACGACCAGGCGGACGTTGTCCATCGTGGCGTGCCTGCCCCACACGTGGAAGCTGGTGCACGGGAAGGCGATCGACACGGTCTCCGACCGGTTCACCGAAACGCCGTTCCTCAACTCGATCGTCGACGCGCGGATCGGCCAGGCGCTGGTCAGCCGCTGGCTCGGGGTGGTCTACCAGCGCATCGACTTCACCCCGCCCCACCCGACCTGGCCGGTGTCGCCGGACGTGTTCGGTCGCGCGTGGCTGCCTCAGACGCCACGGCAGCTGCTCAGGGCCATCCACGCGCATGCCGAAGCCTGCCTGCACGGCGACGTCCACGAGCTGTCGTCGTTCGCCGAGAAGGTCGTCGAGGCGCCCGTGCCCGTGCCCCCGCCGAGCGGGCCGGAGCCCGACTACCTGCAGGAGTTCGACGCCCGGTTCGAGCGCCTGCGGCAGAAGGCGGAGGTGTCGGTGGCGGCGTTGCAGCGGCACAACGAGGACGACGTGATGCCGGCGCTGCTGCTGGCCGGGCTCAAAGCGTGGATCAACGAGGTCGGCAACGACGACATGGCGTGGCAGGCCGAGCAGCTCCAAGGCGGCAGCGACGTGCACGCCCGGCTGCTCCGCACATTGGACGAGGACCTGGACACCGACGAGCGGTGGGGGTTCCGGCTCATCGCCAGCGCTCAGGGGAACTCCGTGCTGCACCGGATGCGCAAGGTCCGCACCGTGGCGCACTTCGGTGCTCAGAACCGGCACTTGGTCCTGCTCCGCAACGGCGACCTGGGGTGGAGCGGCAGGGTGACCCGGGCCGAGCTCGCCGAACTGGAGAGCACGGGTGGTCGGCGGGTGGAGATCTCCGATGACGACCTGCGGACGTTCAGCGCGCTCAAGGAGATGCTGTCCACCCAGACGCACCAGCTGTTGACTTGGCTCGTCGCGCGGAAGCCCGCCAGCCGGAACACCTTCCTCCGGGAGGTGCTGCCCGGTTCGGCGCGTCCTGCGGCAGGTCACCAGGAGACGCGGCCGCCGCCGGAACCGGTCGTGGCGGCCACGCCGCCGGCACAGGAACCGGTCGTGCCGGCCACGCCGCCGTCGCCGACGGAGATCGTGCTCGGCATGGACGGTGAGATCCGCATCGAGCTGGAGTCGCTGCGCAAGCACGTCATGGTGTTCGCGGGGTCCGGCAGTGGGAAGACCGTGTTGTTGCGGCGGATCGTCGAGGAGTGCGCCCTGCGGGGGGTGTCGGCGATCGTGCTGGACCCGAACAACGACCTGGCGCGGTTGGGTGACGCGTGGCCGGAGCCGCCGGTGGACTGGTTGCCGGGGGACGCGGGCAGTGCCGCCGACTACCTGGAGAACACCGAGGTCGTGGTGTGGACGCCCGGTCGCAGTGGTGGGCGGCCGCTCAGCTTCCACCCGTTGCCGGACTTCGCCGAAGTGCTCGGGGACGGGGACGAGTTCGGCGCCTCCGTCGAGGCGGCGGTGGCTCGTCTCGTCCCGCACGCGAAGGTCGGCGGCGGTTCGAAGACGGCGGCCCGCGGCCAGGCGGTGCTCCGCGAGGCGTTGACGCACTACGCGCGCAGCGGCGGGCGTGAGCTGTCGGAGTTCGTCGAGGTGCTGGACGACCTGCCGGAGGGGGTCAGCAAGCTCAGCACGGCCCGGGAGACGGCGGCGGACCTGGCGGAGACGTTGCGGGCCGCGATGGTGAACGACCCGCTGCTCGGCGGTTCGGGTGAGCCGACGGACCCGGCGGTGCTGCTCACGCCGACACCGGGCAAGCGGGCGCGGATCTCGGTGATCAGCTTCGTCGGGCTGCCGTCGGAGGAGCAGAAGCAGGGGTTCGTCAGCCAGCTCCAGCTGGAGGTGTTCGCCTGGATCAAGCGCAACCCGGCGGTGGACCGGCCGCTCGGCGGGCTGGTCGTGATGGACGAGGCGCAGACCATCGCGCCGTCCGGCGGGTGGACGGCCAGCACGCAGAGCACGATCCTGCTGGCCTCGCAGGCCCGCAAGTACGGGTTGGGCCTGCTGCTCGCCACCCAGGCGCCGAAGGGCGTGCACAACCAGGTCGTCGGCAACGCGACCACGCAGTTCTTCGGCAGGCTGAACAGCCCGGCGCAGATCGCGGCGGCCACCGAGATGGCCAGGGCCAAGGGCAGTTCGGTGGGCGACATCTCGCGGTTGGAGCGCGGCCGGTTCTACGTCACGGGGGAGACCTTCGGGTTCCGCCGGATGCGGACGCCGCTGTGCCTGAGCCACCACCCGCCGAGCCCGCTGCGGTTGGAAGAGGTGCTGGACCGGGCGCGCGACGACCGGTGA
- a CDS encoding response regulator, with the protein MRIVIAEDDPLLREGLALLLRAESLDVVATTDTPESFLAAVAEHEPDVAIVDVRMPPTHTDEGIVAAVEARRRRPGLAVLVLSAYVEQAFATELLAAGADRLGYLLKERVGRVEEFLSALHRVASGGTAVDPEVVGQLLARNPHTSALGRLSPRERDVLALMAEGLGNAAIAERLFITEGGVHKHIRSIFAKLDLAPDDRADRRVTAVLRYLKGTGPK; encoded by the coding sequence GTGCGGATCGTGATCGCGGAGGACGACCCGCTGCTGCGCGAGGGGTTGGCGCTGCTGCTGCGCGCCGAATCGCTCGACGTGGTGGCCACCACCGACACGCCGGAGTCGTTCCTGGCCGCGGTGGCCGAGCACGAGCCGGACGTCGCCATCGTGGACGTGCGGATGCCGCCCACCCACACCGACGAGGGGATCGTGGCGGCCGTCGAGGCGCGACGACGCCGGCCCGGCCTCGCGGTGCTCGTGCTCTCGGCGTACGTGGAGCAGGCGTTCGCCACCGAACTGCTCGCCGCCGGCGCCGATCGGCTCGGTTACCTGTTGAAGGAGCGGGTGGGAAGGGTCGAGGAGTTCTTGAGCGCGCTGCACCGGGTGGCGAGCGGTGGCACCGCCGTGGACCCCGAGGTGGTGGGCCAACTGCTGGCCCGCAACCCCCACACCAGCGCGCTGGGCCGGTTGAGCCCCCGGGAACGGGACGTGCTCGCGCTCATGGCCGAAGGGCTCGGCAACGCCGCCATCGCCGAGCGGCTCTTCATCACCGAGGGCGGGGTGCACAAGCACATCCGCAGCATCTTCGCCAAGCTCGACCTCGCCCCCGACGACCGGGCCGACCGGCGCGTCACCGCGGTCCTGCGCTACCTCAAAGGCACCGGACCGAAGTAA
- a CDS encoding helix-turn-helix transcriptional regulator, translated as MSGSFGELLRECRVAAGLSMGQLAKRVHYSKGYLSKIENDLKLPHETLARLCDGVLNAGGGLIDAARAARDQAVERAADAGLALDRRQVLVAGTVLGMALAGGSRPAPDERVVAGMRTSFEHLRALGTQTSPVVILEPLVALLRTVHALAHENPEPMRARLLLLAARVAEYTGWMNQEAGDEQRALSWTRHASELARAGGDREIVSYAFVREAGLALYRQDATATIELAEQAQRVDRASPRTRALAARREAQGHALAGDRGSFDRAMDRAARLFDESGPDTRAYPVLGSTAPDPAELARGWSLCDLGRTAESAAVLDRELIRLPAASRRSRARFGARRSLALAFAGEIDQSCATLARTLDDAAHVDSATVRTDLRELSRTLGRWHNHGAVREVYPQLRRVIQQRY; from the coding sequence GTGAGTGGATCGTTCGGTGAATTACTCCGTGAATGCCGTGTCGCGGCCGGCCTGTCCATGGGTCAGCTGGCCAAGCGCGTGCACTACAGCAAGGGTTATCTCAGCAAGATCGAGAATGACCTGAAGCTGCCGCACGAGACCCTGGCCAGGCTCTGCGACGGCGTGCTGAACGCGGGCGGCGGCCTCATCGACGCGGCCCGCGCGGCGCGCGACCAGGCCGTCGAGCGGGCGGCCGACGCCGGGCTCGCGCTCGACCGCCGCCAGGTGCTGGTCGCGGGCACGGTGCTCGGGATGGCCCTCGCGGGTGGCTCCCGGCCCGCGCCGGACGAGCGGGTGGTGGCCGGGATGCGCACCTCGTTCGAGCACCTGCGCGCCCTGGGCACGCAGACGAGCCCCGTCGTGATCCTCGAACCGCTGGTCGCCCTGTTGCGGACGGTGCACGCGCTGGCGCACGAGAACCCCGAGCCGATGCGGGCGCGGCTGCTGCTGCTCGCCGCGCGGGTCGCCGAGTACACGGGGTGGATGAACCAGGAGGCGGGTGACGAGCAGCGGGCGCTGTCGTGGACCCGGCACGCCTCCGAGCTGGCGCGGGCGGGCGGCGACCGGGAGATCGTGAGCTACGCCTTCGTCCGGGAGGCCGGGCTGGCGCTCTACCGGCAGGACGCGACCGCGACGATCGAGCTGGCCGAGCAGGCCCAGCGGGTCGACCGGGCGAGCCCGCGGACCCGGGCACTGGCCGCCCGCCGGGAGGCGCAGGGGCACGCGTTGGCGGGCGACCGCGGCTCGTTCGACCGGGCGATGGACCGAGCGGCCCGCCTCTTCGACGAATCCGGCCCGGACACCCGGGCCTACCCCGTGCTCGGCTCGACCGCGCCGGACCCGGCGGAACTGGCCAGGGGGTGGTCGCTGTGCGACCTCGGGCGGACGGCCGAGTCGGCCGCCGTCCTGGACCGGGAGCTGATCCGGCTGCCGGCCGCCTCCCGCCGCTCACGGGCGCGCTTCGGGGCGCGCCGGTCGCTCGCCCTGGCCTTCGCGGGCGAGATCGACCAGAGTTGCGCGACCCTGGCCCGCACGCTGGACGACGCGGCGCACGTCGACTCGGCGACCGTGCGGACGGACCTGCGGGAGCTGTCCAGGACCCTCGGCCGGTGGCACAACCACGGCGCGGTCCGGGAGGTCTACCCCCAGCTCCGGCGCGTGATCCAGCAGCGGTACTGA
- a CDS encoding serine hydrolase domain-containing protein has protein sequence MTAVVVAAASGLAFGGPIQAVQAEHRPDVVQQGLDKLVGVDRHPGALAAVRDRHGRTRHYTAGIGDLRTGGKVPTNGRVRIGSASKMFASVVVLQLVGEGRVELDASIETYLPGLVRAKGVDADRITVRQLLQHNSGLPDYTDSMFDTKGDFLLYQHVYLEPRELLDLANAREDGRAAGGGWSYSNTNYLLAGLIAQRVTGRPFDELVTTRVIQRIGLRDTYAPEVGEEDIRGRHPGGYQRDPATDELVDFTRMDPSWGWAAGHLVSTPSDLNAFLRALLDGKLLEPAQLAQMRTTIPTDPKSGSGYGLGLFSTPLSCGGVAWGHGGDIPGYSTVNAATDDGRAATLVVTSLNGSVKDESVAADRAALFDAALCAT, from the coding sequence ATGACGGCGGTGGTGGTGGCTGCGGCGAGTGGTCTCGCGTTCGGCGGCCCGATCCAGGCCGTCCAAGCCGAGCACCGCCCCGACGTGGTCCAGCAGGGCCTGGACAAGCTCGTCGGTGTCGACCGGCACCCCGGGGCGCTGGCCGCCGTCCGGGACCGGCACGGCCGGACCCGCCACTACACGGCTGGGATCGGCGACCTGCGGACCGGCGGCAAGGTGCCGACGAACGGCAGGGTGCGGATCGGCAGCGCGAGCAAGATGTTCGCCTCCGTCGTCGTGCTGCAGCTCGTCGGTGAGGGCCGCGTGGAACTCGACGCGTCGATCGAGACGTACCTCCCGGGCCTGGTCCGGGCCAAGGGCGTGGACGCCGACAGGATCACGGTCCGCCAACTGCTCCAGCACAACAGCGGCCTGCCGGACTACACCGACTCGATGTTCGATACCAAGGGCGACTTCCTGCTGTACCAGCACGTCTACCTCGAACCCCGCGAACTGCTCGACCTGGCGAACGCCAGGGAGGACGGGCGTGCCGCCGGCGGCGGCTGGTCCTACAGCAACACGAACTACCTCCTGGCCGGCCTGATCGCCCAGCGGGTCACCGGCCGCCCGTTCGACGAGCTGGTGACCACCCGGGTCATCCAGCGGATCGGTCTGCGGGACACGTACGCGCCCGAGGTCGGAGAAGAGGACATCCGCGGCCGGCACCCCGGGGGCTACCAGCGCGACCCGGCGACCGACGAGCTGGTCGACTTCACGCGGATGGACCCGAGCTGGGGCTGGGCCGCCGGTCACCTGGTCTCCACGCCGAGCGACCTCAACGCGTTCCTGCGCGCGCTGCTGGACGGGAAGTTGCTCGAACCGGCCCAGCTGGCCCAGATGCGCACCACCATCCCGACGGACCCGAAGTCCGGGTCGGGCTACGGACTCGGCCTGTTCAGCACGCCGTTGAGCTGCGGAGGAGTCGCGTGGGGCCACGGCGGCGACATCCCGGGCTACTCGACGGTCAACGCGGCCACCGACGACGGTCGCGCGGCGACCCTCGTGGTCACCTCGCTCAACGGGTCGGTGAAGGACGAGTCCGTCGCCGCGGACCGCGCCGCCCTCTTCGACGCCGCGCTGTGCGCGACCTGA
- a CDS encoding ATP-binding protein, with translation MTVDSTAYPPRPTDPFDTRVLELPGDKPDLAEARQWTAEILADLTEDEIADAKLVVCELLTNAYEHGQHPLRLRLRRDGDVVRVEVTDLSPRLPVVGSSSVRTTRGRGMVLVGRLCRQWGAVRHAVGKTVWAVLAHQSRHPNTALSG, from the coding sequence ATGACGGTCGACAGCACCGCGTACCCGCCCAGACCCACCGACCCGTTCGACACCCGCGTGCTCGAACTACCCGGTGACAAACCCGACCTGGCCGAGGCACGGCAGTGGACCGCCGAGATCCTCGCGGACCTCACCGAGGACGAGATCGCCGACGCGAAGCTGGTGGTCTGCGAACTGCTGACCAACGCCTACGAGCACGGCCAGCACCCGCTGCGCCTGCGGCTTCGACGCGACGGCGACGTGGTCCGCGTCGAGGTGACCGACCTGTCCCCGCGGCTGCCGGTGGTGGGCAGTTCGTCGGTCCGCACGACGCGCGGTCGCGGGATGGTGCTCGTGGGCCGGCTGTGCCGCCAGTGGGGAGCGGTGCGCCACGCGGTCGGCAAGACGGTGTGGGCCGTCCTGGCCCACCAGTCCCGGCACCCCAACACAGCGCTGTCGGGCTGA
- a CDS encoding TIR domain-containing protein — translation MSDYKFDFFISYARRGSVQKWLLNHFHDKLLECLADQLAPTPKVYVDRTMSRAVHWPSSLKHALRHSKVMIQLLTPHYFESKWCRAEWYSMQAREAMLGLANSDRPHGLIYPILYSDSDNFPPEGRERSWQDFKEYAHPDPPYQETREFIHFHRRVNRLAADLVDLLKQVPPWQPDWPDVDPPDPVLVPSPLLPRF, via the coding sequence GTGTCCGACTACAAGTTCGATTTCTTCATCAGCTATGCCCGTCGCGGCAGCGTTCAGAAATGGTTGCTGAACCACTTCCACGACAAGCTCCTCGAATGCCTCGCGGACCAGTTGGCCCCGACGCCGAAGGTGTACGTGGATCGGACGATGTCGCGTGCCGTGCACTGGCCGTCCAGCCTGAAGCACGCCCTGCGGCACAGCAAGGTGATGATCCAGCTGCTCACCCCGCACTACTTCGAGTCGAAGTGGTGCCGAGCCGAGTGGTACAGCATGCAGGCCAGGGAGGCGATGCTGGGGCTGGCCAACTCGGATCGGCCGCACGGGCTGATCTACCCGATCCTCTACTCGGACTCGGACAACTTTCCGCCGGAGGGCAGGGAACGTTCCTGGCAGGACTTCAAGGAATACGCCCACCCAGACCCGCCGTACCAGGAAACGCGTGAGTTCATCCACTTCCACCGCCGGGTGAACAGGCTCGCCGCCGACCTCGTCGACCTGCTCAAGCAGGTCCCTCCCTGGCAGCCCGACTGGCCGGACGTGGACCCGCCCGATCCCGTGCTCGTCCCGTCGCCGCTGCTGCCGAGGTTCTGA
- a CDS encoding sensor histidine kinase has protein sequence MAQVRKRLRASFDAVARLVGGLGTALLALAVLAWLGVVALLSCVGVGIVLLPAALRALRTAANRERARLDVLVPGPVPRRVRDALRDVTVRRELAWLPLHATAGLAVGFTGLAMPATALQNTTYPFWYHLLPPEDNAPSFFFWTITGPLAVGVTGVLCAALVVWLGPALVRAQEWPGRHLLAPPAGVDLSLRVTELTATRAAALDAHAAELRRIERSLHDGTQNRLVAVAVLLGAARRAVDRDPAAAAAVLDRAQDATEQALAELRAVVRGILPPVLADRGLTGALAGLAGSCGVPCELVVDVPGRCAASVEATAYFVVAEALSNVSKHSGAASAVVAVRREGDRLLLRIGDDGRGGADERGGSGLSGIRRRVEAHDGRLTLDSPLGGPTTMEVELPCGS, from the coding sequence GTGGCACAGGTGCGGAAGCGCTTGCGGGCGTCGTTCGACGCTGTCGCGCGCTTGGTCGGCGGCCTCGGCACGGCGCTGCTCGCGCTGGCCGTCCTGGCCTGGCTCGGCGTGGTCGCGCTGCTCAGCTGCGTCGGTGTCGGCATCGTCCTGCTGCCCGCCGCCCTGCGTGCGCTGCGGACGGCCGCGAACCGGGAACGGGCCCGACTCGACGTCCTCGTCCCCGGCCCGGTGCCGCGTCGGGTGCGCGACGCGCTGCGCGACGTGACCGTGCGGCGTGAGCTGGCCTGGCTGCCGCTGCACGCCACGGCCGGCCTGGCGGTGGGGTTCACCGGGCTCGCGATGCCGGCCACGGCGCTGCAGAACACGACGTACCCGTTCTGGTACCACCTGCTGCCGCCCGAGGACAACGCTCCCAGCTTCTTCTTCTGGACCATCACGGGTCCCCTGGCCGTCGGGGTGACCGGCGTGCTCTGCGCCGCCCTCGTCGTGTGGCTCGGGCCGGCGCTCGTCCGGGCGCAGGAATGGCCTGGCCGGCACCTGCTGGCGCCGCCTGCGGGCGTCGACCTCTCGCTGCGGGTCACCGAGCTGACCGCCACCCGCGCCGCCGCTCTCGACGCGCACGCCGCCGAGCTGCGCCGCATCGAGCGGTCGCTGCACGACGGCACGCAGAACCGGTTGGTCGCGGTGGCCGTGCTGCTCGGCGCCGCGCGGCGGGCCGTGGACCGGGACCCGGCCGCGGCGGCCGCCGTGCTGGACCGGGCCCAGGACGCAACCGAACAGGCGCTCGCGGAGCTGCGGGCGGTGGTCCGCGGCATCCTGCCCCCGGTGCTGGCCGACCGCGGGCTCACCGGCGCCCTGGCCGGCCTCGCGGGCAGCTGCGGCGTGCCTTGCGAGCTGGTGGTGGACGTGCCTGGCCGGTGCGCCGCCTCGGTCGAGGCGACCGCGTACTTCGTGGTGGCCGAAGCCCTCTCCAACGTGTCCAAGCACAGCGGCGCCGCGAGCGCCGTGGTGGCGGTGAGGCGGGAGGGGGATCGGCTGCTGCTGCGGATCGGCGACGACGGCCGGGGTGGCGCGGACGAGCGCGGCGGGTCGGGCCTGTCCGGCATCCGCCGACGGGTCGAGGCGCACGACGGGCGCCTCACCCTCGACAGCCCGCTCGGCGGGCCTACGACGATGGAAGTGGAGCTGCCGTGCGGATCGTGA